A DNA window from Arachis hypogaea cultivar Tifrunner chromosome 18, arahy.Tifrunner.gnm2.J5K5, whole genome shotgun sequence contains the following coding sequences:
- the LOC112773022 gene encoding malonyl-coenzyme A:anthocyanin 3-O-glucoside-6''-O-malonyltransferase isoform X2, with protein MEKLGDDEHKLVEESKVAPNNPKATCLPLTFLDISLAGPIYGRRQFFYNFPYSTHHFLQTTFPILKRSLSLTLQRFFPLAGNLLCPPPPHKPFIRCTEEDSVAFTVFQSSSDFNHLSSNNPRSLKKLNQLVPKLTCKIIHHHDTLVFPNLALQATVFPNRGVCIAITYNHMIDGACCSQFMKLWSSLCACGGIDLTFLEKSTPPCFNRGILKDPNELEAIFIKHYFQERENWKNKVNQSQPFDSTVAMEEDHVKVTIVLDKDDIERMKIFSLNQLKKRDGLKSPQYVSKFVVACGFAWSSLVKARARDSACEEEENMKEEYFCFAADCRGRLEYPVPETYFGNCITQCNATLRRSELKGEGGFVNAVKVIDRAINDMKKEPFRGMENWKERFSDMFGSGRVLVVGGSPKFKVYENDMGFGKPCKVEMVQSLKGLSIAESGQNDGGVELGVVLKNKSQPAMMWQ; from the exons ATGGAAAAACTTGGTGATGATGAGCATAAACTAGTTGAAGAATCCAAAGTAGCACCAAATAATCCCAAAGCCACATGTCTTCCCCTTACATTTCTTGATATATCATTGGCAGGTCCAATCTATGGTAGACGCCAATTCTTCTATAATTTCCCTTACTCCACCCACCATTTCCTCCAAACTACATTCCCAATTCTCAaacgctctctctctctcacccttcAACGTTTCTTCCCTCTTGCCGGTAACCTCCTATGTCCTCCACCGCCACACAAACCCTTTATCCGATGCACTGAGGAGGACTCCGTGGCCTTCACAGTCTTCCAGTCCTCATCGGATTTCAACCATCTCTCCAGCAACAACCCTCGAAGTCTAAAGAAATTGAATCAACTTGTTCCTAAATTGACTTGCAAAATAATCCATCATCATGATACACTTGTTTTTCCAAATTTGGCCCTGCAGGCCACGGTTTTTCCAAACCGTGGTGTTTGCATCGCCATTACCTACAATCACATGATAGATGGTGCGTGTTGCAGTCAGTTTATGAAGCTTTGGTCTTCCCTTTGTGCATGCGGAGGAATTGATTTAACATTTCTTGAAAAATCAACACCTCCATGTTTCAATAGGGGAATACTAAAGGATCCTAACGAGCTTGAGGCCATTTTTATAAAACATTATTTTCAAGAGAGGGAAAATTGGAAGAATAAAGTCAATCAAAGTCAACCTTTCGATTCAACCGTTGCTATGGAAGAGGATCATGTCAAGGTAACGATTGTACTTGATAAAGATGACATTGAGAGAATGAAAATCTTCTCACTGAACCAACTGAAGAAAAGAGACGGATTAAAATCGCCGCAATATGTATCCAAATTCGTGGTGGCGTGTGGTTTCGCATGGAGTAGCTTGGTTAAAGCAAGAGCAAGAGATAGCgcgtgtgaagaagaagagaacatGAAAGAAGAGTATTTTTGTTTTGCGGCGGATTGTAGAGGACGTTTAGAGTACCCGGTACCGGAAACGTACTTTGGAAACTGCATAACGCAGTGCAACGCAACGCTGAGAAGAAGTGAACTCAAGGGTGAAGGTGGTTTTGTGAACGCCGTGAAGGTCATAGATAGGGCTATAAACGACATGAAGAAGGAGCCGTTTCGAGGCATGGAAAATTGGAAAGAGAGATTTTCAGACATGTTTGGGTCGGGGAGAGTGTTGGTTGTGGGAGGGTCACCAAAGTTTAAGGTTTATGAGAACGACATGGGTTTCGGAAAGCCTTGCAAGGTGGAAATGGTGCAGTCCCTCAAGGGTTTGTCCATTGCTGAAAGTGGACAAAACGACGGAGGAGTCGAGCTTGGTGTCGTTTTGAAGAACAAGAGCCAAC CGGCAATGATGTGGCAATGA
- the LOC112773022 gene encoding malonyl-coenzyme A:anthocyanin 3-O-glucoside-6''-O-malonyltransferase isoform X1: MEKLGDDEHKLVEESKVAPNNPKATCLPLTFLDISLAGPIYGRRQFFYNFPYSTHHFLQTTFPILKRSLSLTLQRFFPLAGNLLCPPPPHKPFIRCTEEDSVAFTVFQSSSDFNHLSSNNPRSLKKLNQLVPKLTCKIIHHHDTLVFPNLALQATVFPNRGVCIAITYNHMIDGACCSQFMKLWSSLCACGGIDLTFLEKSTPPCFNRGILKDPNELEAIFIKHYFQERENWKNKVNQSQPFDSTVAMEEDHVKVTIVLDKDDIERMKIFSLNQLKKRDGLKSPQYVSKFVVACGFAWSSLVKARARDSACEEEENMKEEYFCFAADCRGRLEYPVPETYFGNCITQCNATLRRSELKGEGGFVNAVKVIDRAINDMKKEPFRGMENWKERFSDMFGSGRVLVVGGSPKFKVYENDMGFGKPCKVEMVQSLKGLSIAESGQNDGGVELGVVLKNKSQRKTFLNVVKQGLKALK, from the coding sequence ATGGAAAAACTTGGTGATGATGAGCATAAACTAGTTGAAGAATCCAAAGTAGCACCAAATAATCCCAAAGCCACATGTCTTCCCCTTACATTTCTTGATATATCATTGGCAGGTCCAATCTATGGTAGACGCCAATTCTTCTATAATTTCCCTTACTCCACCCACCATTTCCTCCAAACTACATTCCCAATTCTCAaacgctctctctctctcacccttcAACGTTTCTTCCCTCTTGCCGGTAACCTCCTATGTCCTCCACCGCCACACAAACCCTTTATCCGATGCACTGAGGAGGACTCCGTGGCCTTCACAGTCTTCCAGTCCTCATCGGATTTCAACCATCTCTCCAGCAACAACCCTCGAAGTCTAAAGAAATTGAATCAACTTGTTCCTAAATTGACTTGCAAAATAATCCATCATCATGATACACTTGTTTTTCCAAATTTGGCCCTGCAGGCCACGGTTTTTCCAAACCGTGGTGTTTGCATCGCCATTACCTACAATCACATGATAGATGGTGCGTGTTGCAGTCAGTTTATGAAGCTTTGGTCTTCCCTTTGTGCATGCGGAGGAATTGATTTAACATTTCTTGAAAAATCAACACCTCCATGTTTCAATAGGGGAATACTAAAGGATCCTAACGAGCTTGAGGCCATTTTTATAAAACATTATTTTCAAGAGAGGGAAAATTGGAAGAATAAAGTCAATCAAAGTCAACCTTTCGATTCAACCGTTGCTATGGAAGAGGATCATGTCAAGGTAACGATTGTACTTGATAAAGATGACATTGAGAGAATGAAAATCTTCTCACTGAACCAACTGAAGAAAAGAGACGGATTAAAATCGCCGCAATATGTATCCAAATTCGTGGTGGCGTGTGGTTTCGCATGGAGTAGCTTGGTTAAAGCAAGAGCAAGAGATAGCgcgtgtgaagaagaagagaacatGAAAGAAGAGTATTTTTGTTTTGCGGCGGATTGTAGAGGACGTTTAGAGTACCCGGTACCGGAAACGTACTTTGGAAACTGCATAACGCAGTGCAACGCAACGCTGAGAAGAAGTGAACTCAAGGGTGAAGGTGGTTTTGTGAACGCCGTGAAGGTCATAGATAGGGCTATAAACGACATGAAGAAGGAGCCGTTTCGAGGCATGGAAAATTGGAAAGAGAGATTTTCAGACATGTTTGGGTCGGGGAGAGTGTTGGTTGTGGGAGGGTCACCAAAGTTTAAGGTTTATGAGAACGACATGGGTTTCGGAAAGCCTTGCAAGGTGGAAATGGTGCAGTCCCTCAAGGGTTTGTCCATTGCTGAAAGTGGACAAAACGACGGAGGAGTCGAGCTTGGTGTCGTTTTGAAGAACAAGAGCCAACGTAAGACTTTTCTTAATGTCGTTAAACAGGGGCTTAAAGCTTTGAAATAA